In the Caenorhabditis elegans chromosome X genome, one interval contains:
- the clc-1 gene encoding Claudin (Confirmed by transcript evidence) has translation MCLSGLTQILYGLIMAGSAILTAVALFTPSWNTVENNVKDITHINTSEWNGLMPWSCIGHSQGTQCQDWWANLPGWMKCVVVCMILSLIVQIFAVVYNFLTCLACCCKKYIIHPLTLFAVISTILLLIAVIVYAAEWNQFTNGINTNSQLGYSFWLAVGALILSAADVILGALTVCLGEHCC, from the exons ATGTGTCTTTCCGGACTCACCCAAATTCTCTATGGACTTATTATGGCTGGTAGTGCTATTTTAACAGCAGTTGCTTTGTTTACGCCAA GTTGGAATACTGTTGAAAATAATGTGAAAGATATAACTCATATCAACACATCTGAATGGAATGGCTTGATGCCTTGGTCATGTATTGGTCACTCTCAGGGAACCCAGTGTCAGGATTGGTGGGCG AATCTTCCAGGATGGATGAAATGTGTCGTCGTCTGCATGATCCTCTCTTTGATTgtccaaatttttgcagttgtCTACAACTTTTTGACATG CCTTGCCTGCTGCTGCAAGAAATATATCATCCATCCACTCACCCTCTTTGCAGTCATCTCTACTATTCTTCTGCTCATCGCTGTTATTGTTTATGCAGCTGAATGGAATCAATTTACAAATGGAATTAATACAAACTCGCAG cttggATACTCGTTTTGGCTTGCAGTTGGAGCCCTCATCTTATCTGCGGCGGATGTCATTTTGGGAGCACTAACAGTGTGTCTTGGGGAACACTGCTGTTAA
- the C09F12.2 gene encoding Glycosyltransferase 2-like domain-containing protein (Confirmed by transcript evidence): MTTTNRIDDEIPTIEELSDIHISDLNNIEKKYEIRQKASSLPERRTAYQQGSKRQSRFGTFKKSVKRQISGSIRSIGAYAGRLAKPANAYIRWNLLFTFLIFLFITSAIWIPCIPAVNDFALEIVTIISIILHCLWIIAIINALRYTWRLRRFASHEIRLDLVKNEAGLKMKHLVGLCVYKEPLDLLMDTIESIASQPNAKEKITCLVGMEGGTPDKEEKKRILDNKYGPKFERFIVTFHPRGLPGDIPGKCSNFNYAARTAVKMLRADKNYPLEEYDNNVELIVTTGDCDSVFGDRYFDALEEDYWKISAKQRSYTVWQSPLFYCINLDQSPFFVRITGLLRAFFMMGYLIPWNINTMSIFSLTLKLFEEGEYTHPGYQMDDIIALIRWSLAVRRKCVIRAIPVATLSGPTSGKNYIDEWYEWARQIRRWTIGAAEVFHYFAIKFFRLPVTVSISFAAKFVFYYGFLLCIASIYTLIAPIVTPAMLNAVDHGVNGLVIPNNKCFMIIMFGFLGLQYIWFFTVFLVNYLCQPVFPRQTKDKTGIIRNIFHWLMTWPTLIMYCCVELVAFLEVTVRGKSVCSHNASKKDNLVAPVPSKQPDRMEV; encoded by the exons ATGACAACGACAAATCGTATCGACGATGAAATACCAACAATTGAAGAACTTTCCGACATTCATATTTCTGATCTTAATAatatt gaaaagaaatatgaaataaGACAAAAAGCTTCTTCGTTGCCCGAGCGACGAACAGCTTACCAACAAGGCAGTAAGAGACAATCCCGCTTTGGCACTTTCAAGAAATCTGTCAAACGTCAAATATCAGGAAGTATTAGGAG CATTGGAGCATACGCGGGCAGATTGGCCAAACCTGCAAATGCTTATATTCGATGGAATTTACTATTCactttcttgattttcttaTTCATCACATCTGCCATTTGGATCCCTTGTATCCCTGCCGTTAAc GATTTTGCCCTTGAAATTGTGACGATCATCTCAATAATTCTCCACTGCCTTTGGATTATTGCAATTATCAATGCACTAAGGTACACATGGCGATTGAGAAGATTTGCATCTCATGAAATTAGACTCGACCTG GTCAAGAATGAAGCAGGTCTAAAAATGAAGCATTTAGTTGGGCTTTGTGTCTATAAAGAACCATTAGATTTGCTTATGGATACAATCGAGAGTATAGCTTCTCAACCAAATGCGAAGGAAAAGATCACTTGTCTTGTTGGAATGGAAGGAGGAACTCCGGACAAAGAAGAG aaaaagcGCATTCTGGACAACAAATATGGGCCAAAGTTCGAGCGGTTCATTGTCACATTCCACCCACGTGGACTGCCGGGAGACATTCCAG GCAAATGTTCGAATTTCAACTACGCGGCTAGGACAGCGGTCAAAATGTTGAGAGCCGACAAAAACTATCCATTAGAAGAGTATGATAACAATGTCGAACTGATTGTTACCACTGGAGACTGTGACAGTGTTTTCGGAGATAGATACTTTGATGCTTTAGAAGAAGactattggaaaatttctgcaaaGCAAAGATCCTATACTGTCTGGCAATCTCCATTGTTTTATTGCATCAACTTAGACCAATCGCCATTTTTCGTCAGAATAACTGGTCTTCTGCGAGCATTTTTCATGATGGGATACCTTATTCCATGGAATATCAACACCATGAGCATTTTCTCACTCACATTGAAGCTTTTCGAGGAGGGAGAATACACTCACCCAGGATATCAAATGGACGATATCATTGCTCTCATTAGATGGTCATTGGCTGTGAGAAGAAAATGTGTGATCAGAGCGATCCCTGTTGCCACCTTGTCTGGACCCACCAGCG gaaagaACTATATCGACGAATGGTACGAGTGGGCACGACAGATCAGACGCTGGACCATTGGAGCTGCTGAAGTCTTCCATTATTTTgccatcaaatttttccgtcTTCCGGTTACAGTTTCTATTTCATTCGCCgcaaaatttgtgttttactATGGGTTTCTTCTTTGTATTGCTTCAATTTACACTTTAATCGCGCCTATTGTG ACCCCTGCTATGCTAAATGCAGTCGACCATGGCGTTAACGGGCTTGTCATTCCAAACAACAAATGTTTCATGATCATCATGTTCGGCTTCCTGGGTCTCCAGTACATCTGGTTCTTTACGGTTTTCCTGGTTAACTACCTTTGCCAACCG GTGTTCCCCAGACAAACTAAGGACAAAACGGGAATCATCCGCAACATTTTCCACTGGCTGATGACCTGGCCCACCCTGATTATGTACTGTTGTGTCGAATTAGTCGCATTTCTAGAG GTTACGGTTCGCGGTAAATCTGTCTGTTCGCATAATGCTTCGAAGAAAGACAATCTCGTTGCGCCAGTACCCAGCAAACAACCTGACCGAATGGAAGTGTGA
- the lpr-3 gene encoding Lipocalin domain-containing protein (Partially confirmed by transcript evidence): MRSLIWILATTLAVALGAISEADVPVVIHLPAQHHRPRFLGQVVPPRAVNAAPRAPAPTIAQEKAIAVPQPQQPIALPPAPPAAQQPVLPVTNGDQSFAPRVGAAIPPPPPVNIPTDVQNQLIKFFGLDSFGIPGLTGNHPEGFAGAVQEMRAAGIPVPGIPAEQVNPEAAGVKTVTDDVLAQANPNFQDQLSQIQNAVNNPGPYKGGANVPLPAEQPGENGLIGLLSNSIRKVIKETGVSDALSNSLPNLLGSGSGADSSSAPAASSNIRRAPQAAASFDDAVATVSASAASSSNIRRQPSAAQRALSGFAAALGGGGNNSPTHAGLPRIPGIPLLPGGIPRNSQGQIDIVSLIGSVTKRVSNGTTLSELLPPERLQTLADNVTDALLPETPTVDLSKFMGRWFEGINSPRATEQRCVVHHYGGLTRNDKTATFTALKVYREGSEFGPVKYSLGYAFRGGNKDAMLQLHSSETSDAQPFWIYKLGPEGKNSFGDSQYEYAIISNWVKYPVTVLVRDPDTFKTKYQKEVLRWLEDQGFINGFIRAFNLLQPAGYSTCQYADSTFEVFGK; encoded by the exons ATGCGTTCGCTTATTTGGATTTTGGCTACGACGTTAGCTGTGGCACTAGGCGCTATTAGCGAAGCAGACGTACCTGTAGTAATTCATCTCCCAGCACAACACCACCGTCCAAGATTTTTAGGAcag GTTGTCCCACCACGTGCTGTTAATGCGGCCCCACGCGCCCCAGCCCCAACTATTGCCCAAGAAAAGGCTATCGCCGTTCCACAACCACAACAACCAATTGCCCTCCCACCAGCACCACCAGCAGCGCAACAACCAGTGTTGCCAGTGACCAATGGAGATCAATCATTTGCTCCAAGAGTTGGAGCCGCCattccaccacctccaccagtCAATATTCCAACTGATGTTCAAAACCAGCTTATCAAATTCTTTGGACTTGACTCGTTTGGAATTCCAGGACTTACTGGCAACCATCCAGAAGGATTCGCTGGAGCCGTACAAGAGATGAGAGCTGCCGGAATTCCAGTTCCAGGAATTCCAGCCGAACAGGTTAACCCAGAAGCTGCCGGAGTCAAGACCGTTACCGATG atgttcttGCACAAGCCAATCCAAATTTCCAAGACCAACTTTCCCAAATTCAAAACGCTGTAAACAATCCAGGACCATACAAGGGAGGAGCAAATGTTCCACTTCCAGCTGAGCAACCAGGAGAGAATGGTCTTATCGGACTTCTATCTAACTCTATCAGAAAGGTCATCAAGGAGA CCGGAGTGAGCGATGCCCTCTCCAACTCTCTTCCAAACCTTCTTGGATCTGGATCAGGAGCTGATTCATCATCTGCCCCAGCTGCATCATCCAACATTCGTCGTGCCCCACAAGCCGCAGCTTCATTCGATGACGCTGTTGCTACTGTTTCTGCATCTGCTGCATCATCTTCTAACATTCGCAGACAACCATCTGCTGCTCAAAGAGCCCTTTCTGGTTTTGCGGCCGCTCTCGGAGGAGGAGGCAACAACTCTCCAACTCATGCAGGACTCCCAAGAATTCCAGGAATCCCACTTCTTCCAGGAGGTATCCCAAGAAACTCTCAAGGACAAATTGACATCGTTAGTCTGATCGGATCAGTTACCAAGCGTGTATCTAACGGAACCACCCTTTCTGAGCTTCTCCCACCAGAGAGACTCCAAACTCTCGCTGACAATGTCACTGATGCTCTTCTCCCAGAAACACCAACTGTCGATCTTTCCAAATTCATGGGAAGATGGTTTGAGGGAATTAACTCTCCAAGAGCCACCGAACAAAGATGCGTTGTTCATCATT acggAGGACTTACCCGCAATGACAAAACCGCCACTTTCACCGCTCTCAAGGTTTACAGAGAAGGATCTGAGTTTGGACCAGTCAAGTATTCTCTTGGGTATGCTTTCCGTGGAGGAAACAAAGATGCCATGCTCCAACTTCACTCTTCTGAAACAAGTGACGCTCAACCAT TCTGGATTTACAAACTTGGACCAGAGGGAAAGAACTCATTCGGAGACTCCCAATACGAGTACGCTATCATCTCCAATTGGGTCAAATATCCAGTTACTGTTTTGGTTCGCGACCCTGATACTTTCAAGACCAAATACCAGAAAGAG GTTCTCCGTTGGCTTGAAGACCAAGGATTCATCAACGGATTTATCAGAGCATTCAACCTTCTCCAACCAGCTGGATACTCAACCTGTCAATACGCAGACTCgacttttgaagttttcggAAAGTAA
- the lpr-6 gene encoding LiPocalin-Related protein (Product from WormBase gene class lpr;~Partially confirmed by transcript evidence), which produces MGGVQVMKVEEEKGEGVHRNSQQLQQSLLFTTYTVNILVVTGVFLKIMWSRNVALVFCLLGGVTAIGENAMDFQAITGILGGIGKMLESKIDTINVPAEMVMGKWFQMYKAAMNFDVVRTTMFCPVAYFSPNPIMGEEGFSMQEAYRVVSKTGPIETYKRDMNKVGPGQYWMYTEEYFYPRQFYIIGAGPSFNNGTRNSTEPLQYLIASDANRLSLMVYARDPLVFFQKYNKEVVEFMNGHGFGGNVFWNSPKPIYQGPDCEWPSEKEVFARRVLKNQEMNERNKNGTSDPILSGMPLADMIRDPKRTLERLVGTKALQQATAGITAGPPASRSE; this is translated from the exons ATGGGCGGGGTTCAGGTTATGAAGGTCGAGGAAGAGAAAGGAGAAGGCGTCCATCGCAACAGCCAGCAACTGCAGCAGTCACTTCTGTTCACTACATATACGGTCAATATTCTAGTAGTGACCGGTgtctttctaaaaataatgtGGTCTCGAAATGTTGCACTGGTCTTCTGTCTCCTTGGTGGAGTTACCGCTATTGGAGAAAATGCG ATGGATTTCCAAGCCATTACTGGTATTCTTGgaggaattggaaaaatgctCGAAAGCAAAATTGACACCATCAATGTCCCTGCGGAGATGGTTATGGGAAAATGGTTCCAGATGTACAAGGCTGCTATGAACTTTGATGTTGTCCGCACCACAATGTTCTGCCCAGTTGCTTATT TCTCTCCTAATCCGATAATGGGTGAAGAAGGATTCTCGATGCAAGAAGCTTACAGAGTGGTTTCAAAAACTGGACCAATTGAGACTTACAAAAGAGACATGAACAAAGTTGGACCAGGACAATACTGGATGTACACTGAAGAGTACTTCTACCCAAGACAAT TTTACATTATCGGAGCTGGACCATCTTTCAATAATGGCACCAGAAATTCTACCGAGCCACTCCAATACTTGATTGCTTCTGATGCTAACCGACTTTCCCTCATGGTTTATGCTAGAGATCCTCTTGTATTTTTCCAG AAGTACAACAAGGAGGTTGTTGAGTTCATGAATGGACACGGATTTGGAGGAAATGTCTTCTGGAACAGCCCAAAGCCAATTTACCAAGGACCAGACTGCGAATGGCCTTCTGAAAAGGAGGTCTTTGCCAGAAG agttttgaaaaaccaagaaatgaACGAGCGCAACAAGAATGGAACTTCAGACCCAATTCTTTCCGGAATGCCACTTGCCGACATGATCCGCGACCCAAAGCGTACTTTGGAAAGACTAGTTGGAACAAAAGCTTTGCAACAAGCCACCGCCGGAATCACAGCCGGTCCACCAGCCAGCCGTAGCGAGTGA
- the lpr-6 gene encoding LiPocalin-Related protein (Product from WormBase gene class lpr;~Confirmed by transcript evidence) — protein sequence MDFQAITGILGGIGKMLESKIDTINVPAEMVMGKWFQMYKAAMNFDVVRTTMFCPVAYFSPNPIMGEEGFSMQEAYRVVSKTGPIETYKRDMNKVGPGQYWMYTEEYFYPRQFYIIGAGPSFNNGTRNSTEPLQYLIASDANRLSLMVYARDPLVFFQKYNKEVVEFMNGHGFGGNVFWNSPKPIYQGPDCEWPSEKEVFARRVLKNQEMNERNKNGTSDPILSGMPLADMIRDPKRTLERLVGTKALQQATAGITAGPPASRSE from the exons ATGGATTTCCAAGCCATTACTGGTATTCTTGgaggaattggaaaaatgctCGAAAGCAAAATTGACACCATCAATGTCCCTGCGGAGATGGTTATGGGAAAATGGTTCCAGATGTACAAGGCTGCTATGAACTTTGATGTTGTCCGCACCACAATGTTCTGCCCAGTTGCTTATT TCTCTCCTAATCCGATAATGGGTGAAGAAGGATTCTCGATGCAAGAAGCTTACAGAGTGGTTTCAAAAACTGGACCAATTGAGACTTACAAAAGAGACATGAACAAAGTTGGACCAGGACAATACTGGATGTACACTGAAGAGTACTTCTACCCAAGACAAT TTTACATTATCGGAGCTGGACCATCTTTCAATAATGGCACCAGAAATTCTACCGAGCCACTCCAATACTTGATTGCTTCTGATGCTAACCGACTTTCCCTCATGGTTTATGCTAGAGATCCTCTTGTATTTTTCCAG AAGTACAACAAGGAGGTTGTTGAGTTCATGAATGGACACGGATTTGGAGGAAATGTCTTCTGGAACAGCCCAAAGCCAATTTACCAAGGACCAGACTGCGAATGGCCTTCTGAAAAGGAGGTCTTTGCCAGAAG agttttgaaaaaccaagaaatgaACGAGCGCAACAAGAATGGAACTTCAGACCCAATTCTTTCCGGAATGCCACTTGCCGACATGATCCGCGACCCAAAGCGTACTTTGGAAAGACTAGTTGGAACAAAAGCTTTGCAACAAGCCACCGCCGGAATCACAGCCGGTCCACCAGCCAGCCGTAGCGAGTGA
- the lpr-5 gene encoding Lipocalin domain-containing protein (Confirmed by transcript evidence) — protein MLSIGILSICLVGLAGAQLDAFALPSAQRYAPKPTVPPEFSNYFELDGHARELVDSLLGPRPGGLFPEKTFEIGAPQGPVQNGNQPTHVVSSLEKTLESFFTAPELPAGQALPPGFGSGFSVANNNKALTSFGDIRRSPSGKKENQEVEGSGAVENSIAGIPNVFLKLAKQPTALVDAFNKAVSVPRDSSGNPVFETAPVVPEGGFLPTSEVRRSPSSVSEVSHSIDSKSDELNTEEYGGLSEDSNSSGGGLIGTIFNLIKLGGKKAKENAKNGNGTAPEKNTIGKAVSNLLSGENSPFPKPGSNILTDMLFKTLSSGSLESNGTEIEKSENGSIVLTPAQSAAISSNLEMIQDLIIKPNSPLCTQKPIPVEFELDPLMGQWYQVIYSPPVSTGPCSMVSYKKLSDNGEATGSIVDVYEYTTDGTPYGKPIISSGYALVKGKGELIFRTNSNKEDVTVHILSVGPLNHQGEYEYVVMSTNCNYPVYVFARDTSIFKQKYEPVVNEFLDKSGIVNGISRLLNVVAPVDNTMCIFPPHLFYNQGR, from the exons ATGCTCTCGATAGGCATCCTCTCTATTTGTCTTGTTGGCCTTGCCGGCGCCCAACTTGACGCTTTTGCTCTTCCATCAGCACAACGTTATGCTCCTAAACCAACAGTGCCACCAGAGTTTTCCAATTACTTTGAACTTGATGGGCATGCTCGCGAATTGGTGGACTCTCTGCTAGGACCCCGCCCAGGAGGCCTTTTCCCGGAAAAGACGTTCGAGATTGGAGCCCCACAAGGTCCAGTTCAAAATGGAAATCAGCCAACACACGTTGTTTCAAGCCTAGAGAAGACACTTGAGTCATTCTTCACTGCTCCAGAGCTTCCCGCTGGCCAAGCACTTCCACCAGGATTTGGGTCTGGGTTTTCCGTTGCAAACAACAATAAGGCATTGACTTCTTTCGGAGACATTCGTCGTTCGCCATCAGGCAAAAAGGAAAACCAGGAGGTAGAAGGATCCGGTGCTGTCGAAAACTCAATTGCAGGAATTCCAAAT gTATTCTTGAAGTTGGCAAAACAACCAACTGCTCTAGTTGACGCATTCAACAAGGCAGTTTCGGTTCCAAGAGACTCCAGCGGAAACCCAGTGTTTGAGACAGCACCAGTTGTCCCAGAAGGTGGATTCCTTCCAACTTCAGAAGTTCGTCGCTCTCCATCTTCAGTATCTGAAGTCTCGCACTCAATTGATTCTAAATCAGATGAACTTAATACAGAAgag TATGGAGGTCTTTCCGAAGACTCAAACTCGTCTGGAGGTGGATTGATTGGAACTATTTTCAATCTTATCAAGCTCGGAGGAAAGAAAGCTAAGGAGAACGCCAAAAATGGGAACGGAACCGCTCCA GAAAAGAACACTATCGGAAAGGCTGTATCCAACCTCCTTTCGGGAGAAAACAGTCCATTCCCAAAACCTGGTAGCAACATTCTGACTGATATGCTTTTCAAGACTCTTTCCAGTGGTTCACTCGAGTCCAATGGAACTGAAATTGAGAAGAGTGAAAATGGCTCAATTGTCCTTACCCCAGCTCAATCTGCCGCCATCAGCAGCAATCTTGAAATGATTCAAGATCTTATCATCAAGCCAAACTCTCCACTATGCACACAAAAACCAATCCCGGTTGAATTTGAACTCGATCCTCTTATGGGACAATGGTACCAAGTTATCTACTCTCCACCAGTATCTACTGGCCCTTGCAGCATGGTTTCTTACAAAAAACTTAGTGATAATGGAGAAG CCACCGGATCAATCGTAGATGTCTATGAGTACACAACTGATGGAACTCCATATGGAAAGCCAATAATCTCTTCTGGATATGCCTTGGTGAAAGGAAAGGGAGAACTCATCTTCAGAACAAATTCCAACAAAGAAGATGTGACTGTGCACATTCTTAGCGTTGGACCATTGAATCATCAGGGAGAATATGAATATGTTGTCATGTCCACCAACTGCAACTATCCAGTCTATGTATTTGCAAGAGATACTAGCATTTTCAAGCAg aaatacgAACCAGTTGTCAATGAGTTCCTGGACAAGAGCGGAATTGTGAATGGAATCTCTCGCCTGCTTAATGTTGTTGCTCCAGTCGACAACACTATGTGCATCTTCCCACCACATCTTTTCTACAACCAAGGAAGATAG
- the lpr-4 gene encoding Lipocalin domain-containing protein (Confirmed by transcript evidence) has product MQRLTAVVFACVIGGVFLAAPDAPTFDSLPAGIDPTAKIGPPGTDDKALVKVGEVAESILDKLGFSTRDEKDIRRAPVPSSFFGSDDVNQVIEEANANRVDLQGITSGQIPGLAPIPVPGFPGPQDAPVIPGVNTIPGLSNFNYLVGQLFPQMIPPANTLLGSSISRILPKDTAKNIAKDVFRAVHPTAENVDTARMMGRWFQVINSPHVIREACTVSHFGALTNNTYSASFTILKFYREGNPNGSPRYALGYGFKSGETGQFVLHNSNSADAEPFWVIKMGPLNEYKQYDYAIVSTWVRYPVFVIARDPERFRKLHMKNVLEFLQQNNYINVMTKAFNMISPVDYEACQYTPTFSGTGK; this is encoded by the exons ATGCAACGGCTGACGGCGGTTGTTTTCGCCTGCGTAATTGGAGGAGTTTTCCTCGCTGCACCAGATGCACCAACATTCGATAGCCTGCCCGCTGGAATCGACCCAACTGCAAAG ATTGGACCACCAGGAACTGACGACAAAGCTCTTGTGAAAGTTGGAGAGGTGGCTGAATCAATTTTGGATAAACTTGGATTCAGTACCAGAGATGAAAAGGATATTCGTCGTGCCCCAGTGCCAAGTTCTTTCTTTGGA AGTGACGATGTCAACCAAGTTATTGAAGAGGCTAATGCTAATCGTGTTGACCTTCAAGGAATCACCTCTGGACAAATCCCAGGACTTGCTCCAATCCCAGTACCAGGATTCCCAGGACCACAGGACGCACCAGTTATTCCAGGAGTCAACACTATTCCAGGACTTAGCAATTTTAACTACCTTGTCGGACAACTTTTCCCACAAATGATTCCACCAGCAAACACTCTTCTAGGATCTTCAATCAGCAGAATTCTTCCAAAGGATACTGCAAAAAATATCGCAAAGGATGTGTTCAGAGCTGTTCACCCAACTGCTGAAAATGTAGATACCGCTAGAATGATGGGAAGATGGTTCCAAGTTATCAACTCTCCACATGTCATCCGTGAGGCCTGCACCGTGTCACACT tcgGAGCCCTTACGAACAACACATACTCTGCTTCCTTCACCATCCTCAAGTTCTACAGAGAAGGAAATCCAAATGGATCCCCAAGATATGCTCTCGGATACGGATTCAAATCTGGAGAAACTGGACAATTCGTTCTTCACAACTCCAATTCTGCTGATGCCGAGCCTT TCTGGGTTATCAAGATGGGACCACTCAATGAGTACAAGCAATACGACTACGCCATCGTTTCTACCTGGGTCAGATATCCAGTCTTTGTCATTGCTCGTGACCCAGAACGCTTCAGAAAGCTGCACATGAAGAATGTCCTCGAATTCTTGCAACAGAACA acTACATCAACGTCATGACCAAGGCCTTCAACATGATCTCTCCAGTTGACTATGAAGCCTGTCAGTACACTCCAACTTTCTCTGGAACCGGAAAGTAA